In Gigantopelta aegis isolate Gae_Host chromosome 14, Gae_host_genome, whole genome shotgun sequence, the following proteins share a genomic window:
- the LOC121388352 gene encoding nucleoporin SEH1-like: protein MFVAKAISAEHKDLIHDVSYDFHGHRMATCSSDQSVKVWDLGEDGQWHCTASWKAHSGSVWRVTWAHPEFGQVLATCSFDRTANVWEELVGEHGRTGGGQSHWVKRTSLVDSRTSVTDIKFGPKHLGLQLATCSADGIVRIYEAVDVMNLSNWPLQNEIINNISCSCLSWNPSRVHPPMIAVGSDDGNPANNGGKVQIYEYNESTRKWNKVEHIMITDPVHDVAFAANLGRSYHLLAIASKTVSIISLKPLRKDAIVAASGHSTFEMRKVASFNDHDSQVWRVCWNVIGTVLASSGDDGCVRLWKANYLDNWKSIAVLKGDGTRQEGDRNMNPSNVMSAVTATNGSNMRIGTPPPGSMNIKRNSGWPNFSIDKDRGKHYY, encoded by the exons ATGTTTGTTGCCAAAGCTATTTCAGCTGAACATAAAGATTTAATTCATGATGTTTCCTACGATTTTCATGGACATCGAATGGCCACTTGTTCCAGTGACCAGTCTGTCAAG gtGTGGGATCTTGGAGAAGATGGACAGTGGCACTGTACAGCTAGCTGGAAG GCCCACAGTGGTTCCGTGTGGAGGGTGACATGGGCTCACCCGGAGTTTGGGCAGGTTCTGGCCACGTGCTCATTCGACCGCACGGCCAACGTCTGGGAGGAACTAGTGGGGGAGCACGGCAGAACCGGGGGAGGTCAGAGTCACTGGGTTAAAAGAACGAGTCTCGTCGACAGTCGCACCTCCGTCACAGACATCAAATTTGGTCCAAAGCATCTAGGTCTTCAGTTG GCAACGTGTTCGGCTGATGGTATTGTTCGTATTTACGAGGCAGTAGATGTAATGAATCTTAGCAACTGGCCGCTACAAAATGAGATCATTAACAACATCAGCTGTAGCTGCTTGTCATGGAATCCATCCAG AGTACATCCACCAATGATAGCTGTTGGTAGTGATGATGGTAATCCTGCAAATAATGGAGGCAAAGTTCAGATATATGAATACAACGAGTCTACAAG gaAGTGGAATAAAGTGGAACACATTATGATCACAGACCCAGTTCATGATGTAGCGTTTGCAGCCAACCTTGGTAGATCATATCACCTGCTAGCTATTGCCTCTAAAACCGTGTCCATTATCTCATTGAAACCTCTACG gaagGATGCTATTGTAGCTGCATCAGGTCACAGCACATTTGAAATGAGAAAAGTCGCCAGTTTTAATGACCATGATTCTCAG GTTTGGAGAGTTTGTTGGAATGTAATAGGAACTGTTCTTGCATCATCAGGAGATGACGGATGTGTTCGACTCTGGAAGG CCAACTATTTGGATAACTGGAAGAGTATAGCTGTGTTGAAAGGTGATGGAACGCGACAGGAGGGAGACAGGAATATGAATCCTTCGAACGTAATGTCCGCCGTGACGGCCACTAACGGGAGCAACATGAG AATAGGTACACCACCGCCTGGTTCGATGAACATAAAGCGTAACAGTGGATGGCCGAACTTCTCCATTGACAAAGACAGGGGAAAACATTACTACTGA